Proteins from a genomic interval of Pseudomonadota bacterium:
- a CDS encoding DegT/DnrJ/EryC1/StrS family aminotransferase, protein MAGAAPIPFIDLGAQQRRIRVRLERAIARVLAHGQYIHGPEVAELEGRLAGFCGARHTVACASGTEALLLSLMALGIGPGQAVFVPSFTFVATAEAVALLGATPFFVDVGDDDFLFDPEGLAPAIDEARRLGLEPRAVIPVDLYGHPADYRAIEAVAMSQGLCVIADAAQGFGGARDGRRVGTLAGFTATSFFPAKPLGCYGDGGAIFTDDPERVAVLTSLRVHGQGADRYDNVRVGINGRLDTLQAAILIEKLAIFEDEIAARNRVAVRYSEGLRDVAETPCVVPGAVSAWAQYTVRLKHRDAVAAALKTRQVPTAIHYPKPLHLQSAYLGFPRPSGGLPVAERLAGEVLSLPMHPYLEPLVQDRIISAVRDAIREQGT, encoded by the coding sequence ATGGCTGGCGCCGCGCCTATCCCTTTCATCGACCTCGGCGCGCAACAGCGCCGCATCCGGGTCCGCCTCGAGCGGGCCATCGCCAGGGTGCTCGCGCACGGCCAGTACATCCACGGTCCCGAGGTCGCCGAGCTCGAAGGACGACTGGCCGGGTTTTGCGGTGCGCGGCACACCGTGGCGTGCGCGAGCGGGACCGAGGCCCTGCTGCTCTCGCTCATGGCCCTCGGGATCGGGCCTGGCCAGGCGGTCTTCGTTCCCTCCTTCACCTTTGTCGCGACCGCGGAGGCCGTGGCCCTGCTCGGGGCCACGCCCTTCTTCGTGGACGTCGGCGACGACGATTTCCTGTTCGATCCCGAGGGGCTTGCCCCGGCGATCGACGAAGCGCGCCGCCTGGGCCTGGAACCGCGGGCGGTGATCCCGGTGGACCTATACGGCCACCCGGCGGACTACCGCGCCATCGAGGCCGTGGCCATGTCCCAGGGGCTTTGCGTCATCGCCGATGCGGCGCAGGGCTTCGGCGGGGCCCGCGACGGCCGGAGGGTCGGGACGCTCGCCGGGTTCACCGCGACGAGCTTTTTCCCGGCCAAGCCGCTCGGCTGTTACGGGGATGGCGGCGCCATCTTTACCGATGACCCCGAGAGGGTCGCGGTGCTCACGTCGCTCCGCGTCCATGGCCAAGGCGCGGATCGATACGACAACGTTCGCGTGGGCATCAACGGTCGGCTCGACACCTTGCAGGCGGCCATCCTCATCGAAAAGCTCGCGATATTCGAGGACGAGATCGCAGCGCGCAACCGCGTCGCTGTGCGTTACTCCGAGGGCTTGCGGGACGTGGCAGAGACGCCGTGCGTGGTCCCCGGTGCGGTGAGCGCGTGGGCCCAGTACACCGTCAGACTCAAACACCGGGACGCCGTCGCCGCGGCCCTCAAGACGCGCCAAGTGCCGACGGCCATCCACTATCCCAAGCCCTTGCATCTGCAAAGCGCGTATCTCGGGTTTCCGCGTCCCTCGGGAGGCCTGCCGGTAGCGGAACGCCTGGCCGGTGAGGTGTTGAGCCTGCCGATGCATCCCTACCTGGAACCGCTGGTCCAAGACCGGATCATCTCCGCGGTCCGGGACGCGATCCGAGAACAGGGCACCTAG